In Colletotrichum higginsianum IMI 349063 chromosome 1, whole genome shotgun sequence, one genomic interval encodes:
- a CDS encoding RecQ mediated genome instability protein Rmi1: MDLTTQIRSALNSQSFPTPSIPWTTTLASRVPTPPLPSLIATAKARLLASDLTTADLLDLSSTAVLPQINPETPEAVLPKDVPCQVLDIENLSLSRWEQVEELEAVARGEQTSGRRVVRLAAADDPEYDNLDDGPGPGPAGVGAGRQQQQSQQRRNATHRLVLQDCKGQKVYAMELRRMERIGIGSTNIGEKIMLKKGTVIARGTVLLESNNCVLLGGKIDAWQKAWVEGRMARLKEAVESGRG, translated from the coding sequence ATGGATCTTACAACTCAAATCCGCTCCGCTTTGAATTCTCAATCCTTCCCGaccccctccatcccctggacgacgacccTGGCCTCGCGCGTACCGACCCCTCCACTCCCCTCCCTCATCGCCACCGCAAAGGCGCGCCTTCTCGCCTCGGACCTCACGACGGCAGACCTCCTTGACCTCTCCTCTACCGCCGTGCTCCCGCAGATCAACCCCGAGACGCCCGAGGCGGTCCTGCCGAAAGACGTCCCGTGCCAGGTCCTCGACATTGAGAATCTGAGTCTCTCGCGTtgggagcaggtcgaggagctcgaggccgtggcGAGGGGCGAGCAGACGTCGGGCCGGAGGGTTGTAAGGCTGGCCGCTGCTGATGATCCCGAGTACGATAatctcgacgacggtccCGGTCCCGGTCCCGCCGGTGTTGGTGCGGgtcggcagcaacagcagtcACAGCAACGACGAAACGCGACGCATAGGCTCGTGTTGCAGGACTGCAAGGGACAGAAGGTTTATGCGATGGAGCTCCGACGCATGGAAAGGATCGGCATTGGGAGCACGAACATCGGCGAAAAGATCATGCTCAAGAAGGGGACGGTCATCGCCAGGGGTACGGTGCTGCTTGAGTCGAACAATTGTGTTCTGCTAGGCGGGAAGATCGATGCCTGGCAGAAGGCCTGGGTCGAGGGGAGAATGGCGAGGTTAAAGGAGGCTGTCGAGTCCGGACGGGGATAG
- a CDS encoding Ngg1 interacting factor: MTTKLARAPAYISRTCGALLTPRLQSIRSSTRAPLLQAHFTTALYLHQTQYTTPKMAASDKYSLPSFTALVVDAMRKHYPEELADRRWDNVGLLLGNIETPETRKPKNPVVLLTNDLTYAVAEEAVQKSASVIVSYHPFIFSGLKSITTKDPQQATLLLLAANGIAVYCPHTAVDAAPNGLNTWLGDIVSGGPSTSPSTPSPSTRTVINPLSSAAPAGFEGSGYGLLCTFRQPESLAEIIRRVASRVGMRRVMVASPDPARLSTARVDAVAVCAGSGWDVVKGAAADVIVTGEMTHHNALKAVQEGKTVVTVFHSNSERGYLTEVMKPLLEGELKGKEVDVQVLVSETDRDPFDIVDVSEL; encoded by the exons ATGACCACCAAGCTTGCAAGGGCACCCGCGTATATAAGTCGAACTTGCGGAGCTTTACTCACGCCTCGACTCCAATCAATTCGTTCTTCAACGAGGGCACCATTATTGCAAGCTCATTTCACGACGGCGCTTTACCTTCACCAAACCCAATACACAACCCCGAAAATGGCGGCCAGCGACAAGTACTCCCTCCCCAGCTTCACCGCACTGGTGGTGGATGCCATGCGCAAGCA CTAccccgaggagctcgccgatAGGAGATGGGACAACGTGGGGCTTCTCCTTGGTAACATCGAGACCCCCGAGACCCGTAAGCCCAAGAACCCAGTCGTTCTCCTCACCAACGACCTCACctacgccgtcgccgaggaggccgtccaGAAGAGCGCCAGCGTTATCGTGAGCTACC ACCCTTTCATCTTCTCCGGGCTCAAGTCCATCACAACAAAGGACCCACAACAAGCGAcgctccttctcctcgccgctAACGGCATCGCGGTCTACTGCCCCCAtaccgccgtcgacgccgcccccAACGGCCTCAACACCTGgctcggcgacatcgtcTCCGGCGGCCCTTCGACCTCACCCTCAACCCCGTCTCCGTCGACCCGCACCGTCATCAACCCGCTCTCCTCCGCGGCCCCCGCGGGCTTCGAGGGCTCGGGTTACGGACTCCTCTGCACCTTTCGCCAGCCGGAATCTCTCGCAGAAATCATCCGCCGCGTCGCCTCGCGCGTTGGCATGCGCCGCGTGATGGTCGCCTCCCCGGACCCGGCCCGCCTCTCGACGGcgcgcgtcgacgccgtggcGGTGTGTGCGGGTAGCGGGTGGGACGTCGTGAAGGGCGCTGCGGCCGACGTGATCGTGACGGGCGAGATGACGCACCACAACGCGCTCAAGGCTGTGCAGGAAGGCAAGACGGTCGTCACAGTGTTCCACAGCAACTCGGAGAGGGGCTACCTGACGGAGGTGATGAAGCCGCTGCTGGAGGGCGAGCtgaagggcaaggaggtcgaCGTTCAGGTACTGGTCAGCGAGACCGATCGGGATCCGTTCGACATTGTGGATGTCTCTGAGCTGTAA
- a CDS encoding BolA-like protein gives MANQITEATLKTVLTERLQAIHVEITDMSGGCGQAFTSTIVSPVFEKQTSLKRHRLVNAALKDEIAQIHAWSAKCQTPAEWERDRAAAGGTTEGPPMDGTIGGRVEGVAQ, from the exons ATGGCAAACCAAATAACAGAGGCCACTCTGAAGACAGTCCTCACCGAGCGTCTGCAAGCGATCCACGTCGAGATCACAGACATGTCCG GTGGCTGCGGTCAGGCCTTCACCTCCACAATTGTCTCCCCCGTATTTGAGAAGCAAACCTCCCTCAAGCGCCACcgcctcgtcaacgccgctctcaaggacgagatcgCTCAGATCCACGCGTGGAGCGCAAAGTGTCAGACCCCTGCCGAGTGGGAGCGCGATagagctgccgccggcggcaccaccgAGGGGCCCCCGATGGACGGGACCATCGGCGGGAGAGTTGAAGGCGTTGCTCAGTAG
- a CDS encoding AP complex subunit beta produces the protein MAVNRIRGAFAVPRKGETFELRAGLVSQYAYERKESIQKTIMAMTLGKDVSALFPDVLKNIATADLDQKKLVYLYLMNYAKSHPDLCILAVNTFVQDSEDPNPLIRALAIRTMGCIRVDKMVDYMEEPLRKTLRDESPYVRKTAAICVAKLFDLNPTMCIENGFLESLQELIGDPNPMVVANSVQALSEITETAPETRALVVTPATLKKLLMALNECTEWGRVTILTTLADYPAADAKEAEHICERVAPQFQHVNPSVVLAAVKVVFIHMKAVSPELVRSYLKKMAPPLVTLVASAPEVQYVALRNIDLLLQAKPDILSKELRVFFCKYNDPPYVKLQKLEIMVRIANEKNCDQLLAELKEYALEVDMDFVKRAVKAIGQVAIKIESASQKCVNALLDLIATKVNYVVQEVVVVIKDILRKYPGYEGVIPTLCKYIDELDEPTARGSLIWIVGEYAEKINNADDILASFVEGFMEEFTQTQLQILTAVVKLFLKKPGNTQSLVQKVLQQATTDNDNPDIRDRAYVYWRLLSGDLDVAKNIVLSQKPAITTTMTSLPPALLEQLLAELSTLASVYHKPPESFVGKGRYGADEIQRAAIREQRQEAAENPIAASVAAAANGTTSSQNNIENLLDIDFDGAAPASAEQQSNVNTPDRVSSPSGGAPSSAMADMMGLFDAPPPQQQQQPAANPMSPGAGGSGMDDMMNGFSGLDFGNTGSGQPLPAGMQLHPTQQTQQPGEGNGKKTNEDLLGLF, from the exons ATGGCGGTCAATCGAATTCGCGGCGCTTTCGCCGTCCCTAGGAAGGGCGAGACGTTTGAGTTGCGTGCAGGGCTTGTCTCTCAGTATGCATACGAGCGAAAGGAGTCCATCCAGAAGACGATTATGGCGATGACGCTGGGCAAGGATGTATCGGCTTTGTTCCCCGACGTTCTCAAGAACATTGCGACGGCCGACCTGGATCAAAAGAAGCTCGTTTATCTGTACCTGAT GAACTATGCCAAGTCGCATCCAGATCTCTGCATTCTAGCCGTCAACACATTCGTCCAAGATTCCGAAGATCCTAATCCTCTCATCCGTGCGCTAGCGATCCGAACGATGGGCTGCATCAGAGTCGACAAAATGGTGGATTACATGGAAGAGCCGTTACGGAAGACACTACGGGACGAGTCACCATACGTTCGCAAGACAGCCGCCATCTGCGTCGCCAAACTCTTCGATCTCAATCCTACAATGTGTATAGAGAACGGCTTTCTGGAATCTCTGCAAGAGCTCATCGGTGATCCGAATCCTATGGTGGTCGCGAACTCAGTCCAGGCGCTGTCAGAAATCACCGAGACTGCACCAGAGACGAGAGCGCTTGTGGTAACCCCGGCGACGCTGAAGAAGCTGCTGATGGCCCTGAACGAGTGCACGGAATGGGGACGCGTTACCATCTTGACCACACTGGCCGACTACCCGGCAGCAGATGCTAAGGAAGCCGAACACATCTGCGAGAGGGTCGCGCCTCAGTTCCAGCACGTCAACCCTAGTGTGGTTTTGGCAGCTGTTAAGGTCGTCTTCATCCACATGAAGGCCGTTAGCCCGGAGTTGGTACGGTCGTACCTCAAGAAGATGGCCCCACCCCTGGTGACTCTCGTGGCTTCTGCCCCCGAGGTTCAATACGTTGCTCTCCGCAACATTGACCTACTACTCCAAGCCAAGCCCGATATTCTCAGCAAGGAGCTGCGCGTGTTCTTCTGCAAGTATAACGACCCTCCTTACGTCAAGCTCCAAAAGCTCGAGATCATGGTGCGGATAGCGAACGAGAAGAATTGTGACCAGCTTCTTGCGGAATTGAAGGAATACGCTCTTGAAGTCGATATGGACTTCGTCAAGCGCGCAGTCAAGGCGATTGGCCAGGTCGCGATCAAGATTGAAAGCGCTAGCCAGAAGTGTGTCAATGCGCTGCTGGATTTGATCGCTACCAAGGTCAACTATGTTGTTCAGGAGGTCGTCGTTGTGATCAAGGATATCCTCCGAAAGTACCCCGGCTACGAAGGTGTCATCCCGACGCTTTGCAAATACATTGATGAGCTGGACGAGCCAACCGCTAGGGGATCACTCATCTGGATCGTGGGAGAGTATGCCGAGAAGATCAACAACGCAGACGATATTTTGGCCAGTTTCGTGGAGGGCTTCATGGAAGAGTTCACACAG ACACAACTTCAAATTCTTACTGCAGTTGTGAAACTCTTCCTCAAGAAGCCCGGCAACACACAAAGCTTGGTCCAGAAGGTCCTCCAACAGGCCACGACAGACAACGACAATCCAGATATCAGAGACAGAGCCTACGTCTACTGGCGTCTTCTGTCCGGCGATTTGGACGTCGCTAAAAATATCGTGCTCTCGCAGAAGCCCGCCATTACCACAACCATGACCAGCCTGCCCCCGGCTCTCCTGGAGCAGCTGCTTGCCGAGCTTTCCACTCTTGCCTCGGTGTACCACAAGCCGCCAGAATCTTTCGTTGGCAAAGGCCGCTACGGCGCAGACGAGATCCAGCGTGCAGCCATTCGGGAGCAACGACAAGAAGCGGCTGAAAACCCTATCGCAgcgtcggtggcggccgCTGCCAATGGCACTACCTCATCACAAAACAACATCGAAAACCTGCTCGACATCGACTTTGATGGCGCCGCTCCTGCGTCGGCCGAGCAACAGAGCAATGTCAACACCCCGGACAGGGTGTCTAGCCCCTCGGGAGGTGCCCCTTCAAGTGCCATGGCGGATATGATGGGTCTCTTCGACGCTCCTCCCccacagcaacaacagcagccggcggcgaatCCAATGAGCCCCGGCGcaggcggcagcggcatgGATGACATGATGAACGGTTTCTCTGGGCTCGACTTTGGAAACACCGGATCGGGTCAGCCCCTGCCGGCGGGCATGCAATTGCACCCAACCCAACAGACGCAGCAGCCTGGCGAAGGAAACGGGAAGAAAACAAACGAGGACTTGTTGGGGCTCTTCTAG